The sequence ATCACCAGGGTCTCTTCGTCGGACGCGATTCCTCTTTCGGCCAGGAGGTCTCTCAGTTGAGCCGCATTCGCGCCTCGACTGAGGGCGAAGACCCCTTCGATTCGGGCGGCATCGGCACCGTGGCGTACGGTCTCTTCATCCGGTTTTGCTCCCAGCAGTGCCTCGACAGCATCGATTACCAGCGACTTACCGGCACCGGTCTCGCCGGTTATCACGTTAAGGCCGGTACTCAGCCGCCAGTTTATCTCGTCGATAATGCCGACATCCCGGACCATCAGTTCCAGCAGCAAAATACCCTCCGGGGTCAGACGCCCCCTGTCTGCGGTGTCCCTATTCTACCATGTCCCGTCAAAACGGGTGGGCTGATTGTGTTGAATCATTTTCTTGACAGTTGAGAAACATGAGTTCTAAGATACCCTATCACTGTAAAAGGAGGTCTCACTTTGCCGACACTTGCTTATGATGATATTCACCAGCACTACGAGGTCTACGGTTCCGGGGAGCCGTTCTTTCTCCATCACGGCCTGACGTCAAGCTGCGAGATGTGGCACCCGCACCTGCCCTGGCTCACACGGAAGTACCAGGTTATCCTTATGGATGCCCGGGGGCATGGTATGACCACTGCCCCTGCGGGGGACGACCACTACTCATGGGAGATAATGGCGGCCGATGTCAACCGCCTGCTCGGACACCTGGGGGTAGAGCGTGCCATTATCGGTGGCCTCTCCATGGGCGGCGGCGTGTCTCTGGCCTTCGCCCTGAACTACCCGCAGAAGGTCAGGGCGCTCCTCCTGTGTGATAGTGCCGGTGTTGGCGTGCGCTCCCCGCAGATGCAGGTAACGCGCGAGCAGATGGACCGACAGATGGAAGAGCGCGAGCGGATTGTGCGTGAATACGGTGTGGTCGAGCAGGGGTACCGCTCGATAACCGCCGGTCTTGCCCCGAAGGCGGTCCTTGAAGACCCCGTACTCCAGGAGGAGTACATAGAGCGCATGTCCCACTTTTCGGTTAACGGCTCTATCTATGCCAGCCGTTTCGTTATGCGGAACGCGGTACAGGGTGTGGAGCGGACCAGAGAGCTGACCATGCCCACGCTCGTCGTTATCGGTGATGAGGACGTTGGGCTGCTTCCTGCCGCGGAGTGGCTGCGCGATATCCTGCCCAACCGGCGCTATGCCCTCCTTGAAGGGGTCGGGCATGCTACCTCACGCTACAAGCCGGAGGCCTGGCGAAAGGCGGTGCTGGACTTCCTTGATGATTTCGAGCAGGGGAAGGACATTCGCGGCGAGGTAACGCTCTAACAGGGGTCTGGAAGCTGCTCTCCAGGCCCCTTCCTTGTGTTCTGGGTTCTGTTGCATTTGGGTGTACTCACCGGAATCATCCCTTTGACAGAGCTGCGATTATGAGGGCGAAAACGGACTCTGACAGTCAGGTGAGAGGCGTGTACCATTATTGCCAAAACAATGAGGGTCGGATGCTTCCTGGCGAGTTGAAATGGGAAATGTCGGTCTAAGAGTATTTCTGTTTTGCACCGAAATGATTTCTTGGTTAAATCAAACGAGTATTGGTTAAAGAAAGAATGTAATCATGATAAATATGACGTGTTACAATACATCCTCATAGATGGTGAATTTAGTGGTACTGTTGTGGGATTTTCTAAAGACGGGCCGTTCATCATAGAAGATACAGTCCTTGATCTGGAGGATACAGAGGCAGATAACAGAAAACAGGGAATTCTTGAAGCTGTCAAGTTCGTGAACAGTACGGCTTTCAGCCCGATAATAAGATACTGTGGTAAGAATCTATAATCAAAATTAGTAGAGGTTTGAAGTGAAAGAGAAGTCTAATAAGGAATGTATAATTGATACAAGATGTGGTCTTAGCTGCGTCAATTGCGTGTTCAGAGAGAGAACCGGGTGCGGTGGTTGTATTGAAACAAACGGACATCCATTTCATGGTGAATGTTCTGTAGCCATCTGTTGTCAGAATAAAGGTTTCCTTCATTGCGGAGAATGCCCGGATATCCCCTGTCAAATGCTGCACGATTATTCCTTTGACCCGCAGCACGGAGATAACCCTCATGGTGCAAGAATTGAACAGTGCAAGAAATGGGGAAAACAAGAAAAGTAATGGTATCTCACGAAAAGCAGAGAATGGTAATATCTTTAAGGTAATCAATGAGGGAAACGTACTTTTCATGGTTAATACGCCTTCTAGCATGCTGCTGAAAAACCCTTTCGACCATCCCCCATGCGGCCCGGATGGAGCGCCTCTCAGAAGAGGCGGGGTTTCTCAGAAGAGGCGGGGCCTTCCCCTTCCTAGCCAGGAAGGAGCCTTCTGCGGAAGAAGGAGCCTTCTGCGGAAGGGGGGAAAGATTATATCCGGGGGACACCGGCAGAATCTGGTTTCGGATTCTGCTAACGTCATTCTGTAAGAATGACGCCCAGACACCCCTGCCAAAGGAGGCTTCGGCCCCTCTCAGAAGAGGGGGCGCCCCTGAGAAGGGGCGGAATCCCTCTGGACTCCCCTTTATCAGCACACTCCTGGAGGTAGGGACACGCTGGCAGACCTGACTTGCCCCCTCCTCGATATATGGTTAAAATATTAAGAGCGAGGCATTTGACCGGAGGTGAGTGTGGGGATAAGACTGTTTACCGAGCCGAAGCTGCACCAGCCGGATATGGTCGTCGGATGGCCCGGTATCGGCAATATCGGCGTTATCACCGTGGATACCCTGCGGCAGGAGACCGGTGCCGAACCGCTGGGGGACATCGAGCCCTGGGACTTCTTCTACCCCAATAAGGTCGTCATCAGGGGTGGTGTGCTGGAGAAGCTGGAGTTCCCCAGCAACAAGTTCTACTACAAGAGGCTCGAGGACAGGGACCTGCTGCTCTTCATTGGTGAAGAACAACCCTCCGAGCGTGGCAGGATGTATGCCGAAGGCGGTAAGGCCTATGAGATGGCCAACCTGGTACTGGACGTGGCCGAGAAGTTCGGCTGCCGGCGAGTCTACACTTCGGGTGCAGCCGTGGCCCTCACCCATCATGAAATGAGGCCAAGAGTCTGGGCTGTGGCTACCGATGACAGGTTGCTGGCTGAGGCGAAGGGCTACATCAACACGGTGCTGATGAGTGAGGCCGAAGGAAGGGGCGACTTTGGTAATATTACCGGCTTGAACGGCCTGCTGACAGGCGTCGCCAGGAAACGTGGCTTTGAGGCTATATGCCTCATGGGTGAGATACCGGACTACCTCTCCCGGGTCCCCTTTCCCTATCCCAGGGCGTCACAGGCTGTTCTGGAGGTACTTGGCTCCGCACTCGGTGTCCCCATTGACCCGAAGGCTCTGGAAAGCATGATTACTCAGATAGAGGGTGTAATCAGCAACGTCTTCCGGCAGTTCCCGCAGGAGGTGCGGGAGAAGATAGACCAGAGAAAACGGGATGTCCAGACCCGGCCGGGCATAATTACGGACGAAGAAGAGCGATGGCTCAAAGAGCATATCGATGATTTATTCCAGCGGGGAGAAAAGGGGCAATGACGGACCCTGTTCAGTTCTCTTCCAGACCTGAGCTACGGAATCCCACTCTGGTGGCTGCCTGGTCCATGGACGCCGCCGGACTGGGGTTTTCGGTGACTGACTACCTGGTCGGTAAACTGGGCGGGCAACCGTTCTGCCACATTGAACCGGTGGATTTCTTTGCCCTGGGGGGAGTGACAATCGACAATGACCTGGTCCAGTTTCCCGAGAGCAGATTCTACGCCTGTCCTGAGAAGGACCTGGTGCTGTTTCAGAGCACCCCTCCCAGCCACGAATGGTACCGTTTCATGAATCTGGTTCTGGACGTAGCCCGGGACTACTGCCATGTCAGGGAGTTCTACACCGTGGGCAGCATGGTTGCTCTGGGGCCCCATTCCGCCCCCCGCCAGTTCTTCGCTACCGTCAGTTCCCGCGAGTTGAAGGAGGAACTGGCTCCCTACGGGCTTACCAGGGAAGTGAACTACGAGACTCCTCCCGGAGGGAGACCGACGCTTAATTCCTTTTTCCTGTGGGCTGCGAGAAGGAGGAATATCCCCGGGGCGAATCTCTGGGTACCCGTTCCTTTCTACCTGGTGTCCTCTGATGACCCCGCGGCCTGTAAGAAGGTCCTCGAATTCCTCAATCACAGGCTGGGGCTGGGTCTGGACCTGAGCGACCTTGATGAAGAGGCCAGGGCGCTGGACGAGAGAATCGACCGGATAAGGGCATCGTCTCCAGATGTGGATAGATACATCCGCAAGCTGGAGAACAATGAAGGGCTTGCCGAGGGCGAAGGGGAGAAGCTGGCCAAAGAGGTTGAGGAGTTACTCAGGGAGGAGGAAGGCTAAGTGTGGAGTCACCGGTCCGGCGCTCACTCTGCTTCCTCCGTCTTCTCTTCCTGTGAAGAGCGGTCGCGCAGCCAGCGGTGAATCGCATCCAGTGCCGGTGGCGCTACGCTGAACACCTCTATGTCCTGGGGAAACTGCACCGGGTGTCCTTCGCGGATAAAGAGTATCCCCACCTCGTCATCTCCGAGGGTCTCGTCTATCCGTAGGGAAATGTGTTCGTATCGTTTCTTTGAAGTCTCGCGGTAGAACCCGGCGACCTTCTCTGCCGCACTGCGACTGAGGAAACCGAGCAGCAGACACCGTTCCCAGTCAAGGCATTCGTCGGCCAGTTCAAGCTGCTCGGTTGCCTCCACAAGAGCGCCGTCCTGGCACTTCTCTCTGGCAATCCGGTGGCTGGGCGGGCTCAGTTGCTCCATGATATTAAGGCCTTCCTCGCCACCGAGACCAATTGACTCGTGATAGATATGCCGGACTTCTCCTATCTTCAACTCCTGGTTGGTAATCTGCTCACTCACCTGCTGCCAGTAAAGTTCGAACCTCTCCACGTAGTCCGGTGGAGAGTCTTTCCCGATATATAGCAGGGGCACAAGGTAGAGCTTTCTCTGTCCCTTGAAGCGTTCCGCCTCGGGTTTCTCTATCTTACCCAGTTCTTCGGTCATTCCTCGTCTTCCTCCCGGTTGTCGTGCTTACGCCGAAGTGGCGACACCACTTCGGGCACGTCTGTCCTAGATTTTACCGCCTGCTGCTGCCCACCGCAACTCTGGTAGAAGTGTCTCGCGGGCTGAGATTGCGCGGAGTTGGATTCAGTCCCGCGTCTCGACTCTCTATGAGATTCTTCCTCGCGGTGCTCGTCAGAATGACAGAAGGGAAGTGACTTGCGGGGAAAAACCATTAACATACAGGTTGCCAAACCAGGGGTAGTAGGATACACTGGAATTATGCTGTACATGAGCACTTCCGGATTTAGTCATGCCGACTGGGCAGGACATTTCTACCCGCCGGGCCTTCCCGAGCGCGAGCGGCTCGTCTACTATGCGCGGGAGTTCAATACCTGTGAGGTGAACTCAACCTACTATGCCATACCGCGACCGTCTAACCTGAAGGCGATGGCGGATAAGACCTTTGTCTTCGTCAATAATCACTGGCAGGCACGGGCGATAAATACCATCCGGCAGTTGCGTCTCATGCTGGATTGACGCCGGTCTCGGCAGGCCGGCATAATTGACACCATACTATTGTCCTTTGAGCAACACTTGAGTATAATAACATATCTGCAACCATCATCGCTTAGTCCATGCAACTCATATGAGTCCTGCGGCTGGGCGTGAGGAGGCCAATATTGGCTGGCGAATATAAGGCACTTCGCACTCGTCTGGTAAAGGACCAGAAACGTTTTCTTGAAGAGCTGGAGCAATTGAGGGCTGCCGCCCAGCCGACCGAGGAAAGGCGAGAGGGGAGTCCTTTCGGCAAGCGGGAGGAGGAGGCTACGGAAAGCCTTGAGCTGGAACGACGGCTGGCCCTGGAGAAACAGATACGGGAGCAATTGAACGAGGTGGAGGCAGCTCTGCAGAAGTTCGAGAAGGATACGTACGGGCTATGCGAGGATTGCGGCAAGCCCATAGACATAGAGCGACTCGAAGCGCTTCCTCAGGCCAAGCTATGTCTGGACTGTAAGGCTCTTCAGGCAAAGAATGCAAAAGGCAGATTCTCTCCTGGGTAGCTGGCGGGGGCCGGTTCTTTTCTTCACTGTCTCACTGATAGTGGCCGC comes from Dehalococcoidales bacterium and encodes:
- a CDS encoding alpha/beta hydrolase — encoded protein: MPTLAYDDIHQHYEVYGSGEPFFLHHGLTSSCEMWHPHLPWLTRKYQVILMDARGHGMTTAPAGDDHYSWEIMAADVNRLLGHLGVERAIIGGLSMGGGVSLAFALNYPQKVRALLLCDSAGVGVRSPQMQVTREQMDRQMEERERIVREYGVVEQGYRSITAGLAPKAVLEDPVLQEEYIERMSHFSVNGSIYASRFVMRNAVQGVERTRELTMPTLVVIGDEDVGLLPAAEWLRDILPNRRYALLEGVGHATSRYKPEAWRKAVLDFLDDFEQGKDIRGEVTL
- a CDS encoding PAC2 family protein produces the protein MGIRLFTEPKLHQPDMVVGWPGIGNIGVITVDTLRQETGAEPLGDIEPWDFFYPNKVVIRGGVLEKLEFPSNKFYYKRLEDRDLLLFIGEEQPSERGRMYAEGGKAYEMANLVLDVAEKFGCRRVYTSGAAVALTHHEMRPRVWAVATDDRLLAEAKGYINTVLMSEAEGRGDFGNITGLNGLLTGVARKRGFEAICLMGEIPDYLSRVPFPYPRASQAVLEVLGSALGVPIDPKALESMITQIEGVISNVFRQFPQEVREKIDQRKRDVQTRPGIITDEEERWLKEHIDDLFQRGEKGQ
- a CDS encoding PAC2 family protein, translated to MTDPVQFSSRPELRNPTLVAAWSMDAAGLGFSVTDYLVGKLGGQPFCHIEPVDFFALGGVTIDNDLVQFPESRFYACPEKDLVLFQSTPPSHEWYRFMNLVLDVARDYCHVREFYTVGSMVALGPHSAPRQFFATVSSRELKEELAPYGLTREVNYETPPGGRPTLNSFFLWAARRRNIPGANLWVPVPFYLVSSDDPAACKKVLEFLNHRLGLGLDLSDLDEEARALDERIDRIRASSPDVDRYIRKLENNEGLAEGEGEKLAKEVEELLREEEG
- a CDS encoding DUF72 domain-containing protein encodes the protein MLYMSTSGFSHADWAGHFYPPGLPERERLVYYAREFNTCEVNSTYYAIPRPSNLKAMADKTFVFVNNHWQARAINTIRQLRLMLD
- a CDS encoding TraR/DksA C4-type zinc finger protein, whose translation is MAGEYKALRTRLVKDQKRFLEELEQLRAAAQPTEERREGSPFGKREEEATESLELERRLALEKQIREQLNEVEAALQKFEKDTYGLCEDCGKPIDIERLEALPQAKLCLDCKALQAKNAKGRFSPG